The following DNA comes from Verrucomicrobiota bacterium.
CAATCATCGGAGCGACTGCGGCAACCACGTTCAAATAGTTGACCCATTGGGAAACGCTGTTCTCTTCCGCTTCCAGATTCTCAAGCAAGAGATTCTCAACCTGCTCCTTGTTCAAGTTGGGTTTGTCGTTTCGAAGTTTCAATAGAGCAGGAGCCAGTGTTCTACCAAGAACCGTCTTGCTAGCCGTTAGAGACTGGTTAGCTGTTTCGACATCGTGAGAGGCTAGGGAGTTGCGTATCTGGGGGATCACTGAATCTGGCACGAACTGCTTACGCCTTGTTTCCAGATAGGAATAGATGATCAAGAAAAACATTACTAAAGAACATCCAGCGAGCGGGAACATGGCCCATCCGCCCTGTTGAATCATCCCAAATAAACTTGTGTTCGTCGCTGGTTCGACCGCCTCTTGCGCGAAAACCGATATGGGAGCGACTCCAGCAAAAACCGAAAAATTGATGATCTTCATAGAATTTTGTCTTAATGAGAACGAGTTAGAGTGGAACTAGACCTGACGGGTCGAGATAACTACCGTTTTCAGGGTTATCTTTCATCGACCGGAATTCATCTTCTACTGCGAAAAGATCGATTGGAGTCCCGTAAGCATCAAGAATTACCAAATTAGCGAGATTGGATCTGTGGGCTGTGATGATTTCGAGAGGCTTCCACTCAATCCCTCGACGAATCATTTCGGCGATCAATTCGTCCCGCTGTTTCACATCACCGATCAATTCTGAAGAGGCAATAGCGATAGAATAACAGTGGGAGAGAAACGAGACCGGGATCTCGCCTGAAAAAACAATCGGTTGAAGCACGGTGAATAGAGCCTCCTCAAACTCTTCCTTCTCGAACTGAATCGAGGCAAGAATGAACTGCCCCAGAGCCGATTCACCATATCTTTCCGTTTCTTCAATCCAGTCTTGGGCTCGTTTGGAAGCTTCGTCCATTAGTCTTAGTTCGTAGTAGGCTCTCAGTTCGACGTCTCGTAAGGTATCTTGATCTCCTTCCAAAGATAAGAAAGGGCGGAGAGCCCGAACGTAAGCTATTGCCTGAGCAGGGTTGTCTACGGACAGTGCCGCCAAAGGAAGAAAACGGAAAAGCGTTTTTTCTTCCGGGGGCAAAAAGGGGAAAAGACGGAACCGCGCGCCAATAATGGATTCCAGGTATGGAAGGGCCGCTTGATATTCCCCAGAGTCAATCATGTCAGCGGCCTCGATCGCAACACGTTCCCCCGGGAAAAACACTTTCTTTATCTCTTCGACAGGAAAAGAGAGAAGCACTTCTCCTCCATCCTG
Coding sequences within:
- a CDS encoding MotA/TolQ/ExbB proton channel family protein, translating into MKIINFSVFAGVAPISVFAQEAVEPATNTSLFGMIQQGGWAMFPLAGCSLVMFFLIIYSYLETRRKQFVPDSVIPQIRNSLASHDVETANQSLTASKTVLGRTLAPALLKLRNDKPNLNKEQVENLLLENLEAEENSVSQWVNYLNVVAAVAPMIGLLGTVSGMISAFQTIGEGGMGRPELLAGDIGEALITTATGLVIGIPAMIFYFILRNRLGHQMIQTTQTATELIDTVDD